Proteins from a single region of Flavobacterium sp. YJ01:
- a CDS encoding NAD(P)H-dependent oxidoreductase — protein sequence MIEEHDHIIFQFPYYWYHSPALLKKWLDEVLTHGWAYWSKSGFKFGGKKVALAISLGLKEEHLQHGTVFKYTLEELTRPFEALFDYIKADYQPFFAYYGMTFEPSQEWIERSVPLYLDFLERFNSKIDDVNVA from the coding sequence TTGATTGAAGAACATGATCATATTATTTTCCAGTTTCCTTATTATTGGTATCATTCTCCAGCTTTATTGAAAAAATGGTTAGACGAGGTTTTAACACATGGTTGGGCATACTGGAGTAAAAGCGGTTTTAAATTTGGAGGAAAGAAAGTTGCGCTTGCCATTTCATTAGGTTTGAAAGAAGAACATTTGCAGCACGGAACAGTTTTTAAATATACTCTAGAAGAATTAACCCGTCCGTTTGAAGCTTTATTCGATTATATAAAAGCAGATTACCAACCATTTTTTGCTTACTACGGAATGACATTTGAGCCATCACAAGAATGGATAGAAAGAAGTGTACCATTATATCTTGATTTTCTGGAACGATTTAATAGTAAAATAGATGATGTAAATGTAGCTTAG
- a CDS encoding nitroreductase family protein → MNLIENLKWRYATKAYNNIKVTEEKIDQILEAINLTASSCGLQSYRVFVVSNPEIQKKLGADSYNGQISSCSHLLVFAAITDMSSTYIDDYIAMTEKQRSLDAGALSGFRNGLHSYFSTINAEQKAHWASKQAYIALGTALIAAAELKVDATPIEGFNPTTIDAVLGLKEKGLHSTVILALGYRDSEKDYMAATKKVRLPIDEMITKIY, encoded by the coding sequence ATGAATTTGATAGAAAATTTAAAATGGCGTTATGCCACAAAAGCTTACAATAACATTAAAGTAACAGAAGAGAAGATCGATCAGATTTTAGAGGCTATAAATCTTACAGCATCTTCTTGTGGTCTGCAATCTTACCGTGTTTTTGTTGTAAGCAATCCGGAAATTCAAAAAAAATTAGGTGCTGATTCGTATAATGGACAGATTAGCTCTTGCTCTCATTTGTTAGTTTTTGCTGCAATTACTGACATGTCTTCGACTTATATTGACGATTACATAGCAATGACAGAAAAGCAAAGAAGTCTTGATGCTGGCGCCTTATCAGGATTTAGAAATGGACTGCATTCCTATTTCAGCACTATTAATGCAGAGCAAAAAGCACATTGGGCTTCCAAGCAGGCTTATATTGCATTAGGAACTGCTCTTATTGCTGCGGCAGAATTGAAAGTGGACGCCACTCCTATCGAAGGATTTAATCCAACCACTATCGATGCCGTTTTGGGTTTAAAAGAAAAAGGATTGCATTCTACAGTTATCCTCGCTTTAGGATATCGGGATTCGGAAAAAGACTATATGGCAGCTACGAAAAAAGTTCGTTTGCCTATAGATGAAATGATAACTAAAATTTACTAG
- a CDS encoding bile acid:sodium symporter family protein, giving the protein MKKLLEVLKKAGFDGFLLMIVTMILMAYFLPKPGMVKEPVSLEEIANIGVSLIFLFYGMRLSVEKLKAGLSNWKMHIVVQLTTFLFFPLIVLAFRPLFVNNGFELLWLGVFFLAALPSTVSSSVVMVSIAKGNIPAAIFNASISSLIGVVVTPLWVGLFIASAAGDFDVTQIVLKLILQVLMPVIIGISLNSRLGAIAEKYKKQLKYFDQAVILTIIYTSFCKSFSEHLFEGFTALELAGLAAGMMALFFAVFFCVGLLSRLLGFSDEDRITVLFCGSKKSLVHGTVMSKVLFQHSTITGIVLLPLMLYHALQLIAASIIAQGMARRKEV; this is encoded by the coding sequence TTGAAGAAATTATTAGAAGTATTAAAAAAAGCAGGTTTCGACGGTTTCCTGTTAATGATAGTCACCATGATTCTGATGGCTTATTTTTTGCCAAAGCCAGGTATGGTCAAAGAACCAGTTTCGCTTGAGGAGATTGCCAATATTGGCGTTTCCTTGATTTTCTTGTTTTATGGCATGCGACTGAGTGTTGAGAAACTAAAAGCTGGACTTTCTAACTGGAAAATGCACATTGTCGTTCAGTTGACCACCTTTTTATTTTTTCCGCTCATTGTTTTGGCATTTCGCCCGTTGTTTGTCAATAACGGCTTCGAGCTGCTTTGGCTGGGTGTATTTTTTCTGGCAGCTTTACCATCTACAGTATCCTCTTCCGTGGTCATGGTTTCGATTGCTAAGGGAAACATACCCGCAGCCATTTTCAATGCAAGTATTTCCAGTTTGATTGGAGTAGTGGTTACGCCACTCTGGGTTGGGCTTTTTATAGCTTCTGCGGCAGGCGATTTTGATGTTACTCAAATCGTCTTAAAGTTGATTCTTCAAGTCTTGATGCCTGTTATTATTGGCATAAGCCTCAATTCGCGTTTAGGAGCCATTGCCGAAAAATACAAGAAACAGCTCAAATATTTTGATCAGGCAGTTATTCTAACGATTATTTACACGTCGTTTTGTAAGTCATTTTCCGAACATCTTTTTGAAGGTTTCACCGCTCTTGAACTTGCTGGACTTGCTGCAGGGATGATGGCGTTGTTTTTTGCTGTATTCTTTTGTGTCGGATTACTCAGTCGCTTGCTTGGTTTTTCAGATGAAGACCGTATTACTGTCTTATTCTGCGGATCTAAAAAGTCATTGGTACACGGCACCGTTATGTCAAAAGTACTTTTTCAGCACAGTACCATCACCGGCATCGTATTGTTACCGCTCATGCTTTATCATGCTTTGCAATTGATTGCTGCCAGCATCATTGCTCAGGGTATGGCTCGACGAAAAGAAGTATAA
- a CDS encoding DUF1852 domain-containing protein: MKANIQEDLRISEKQDIENTQNTIQNDFVFTLKSTCLDENYHPSSKTRLTTNFANLARGANRQQNLRNALNMINNRFNALAHLDNPKADRYHVELEILTVTMIIDDKNGSNDLPMIEVLKTNIIDRTTGQQIEGIAGNNYSSYVRDYDFSILLIEHNKNKANFSIPENFGDLHGKLYKCFVNSATYKEHFKMSPIICLSVSSNKTYTRTEYQHPVLGFEYLQDQYSITDDYFSKMGLKVRFFMPPNSVAPMSFYHSGDLLADYTDLGLISSISTMETFQKIYRPEIYNANSVAGKIYQPSLKHEDYSLTRVDYDREERSRLAVEQGKYAEEHFIKPYKSLLEEWSSNFAL; the protein is encoded by the coding sequence ATGAAAGCGAACATACAAGAAGATTTAAGAATAAGCGAAAAGCAGGATATTGAAAATACCCAGAATACAATCCAGAATGATTTTGTATTCACGCTAAAAAGCACTTGTTTAGATGAAAATTATCACCCCTCAAGTAAAACACGTTTGACAACCAATTTTGCCAACTTGGCCAGAGGAGCTAATCGCCAGCAAAACTTACGTAATGCCTTAAATATGATTAACAATCGATTCAATGCATTGGCTCATTTGGATAATCCAAAAGCAGATCGTTATCATGTGGAACTTGAAATTCTTACAGTAACAATGATTATTGATGATAAGAATGGTAGTAACGATCTACCGATGATTGAAGTTTTAAAAACAAATATTATTGACCGTACAACTGGCCAGCAAATCGAAGGGATTGCCGGAAATAATTATTCTTCTTATGTTCGTGATTATGATTTTAGTATTTTATTGATTGAGCACAATAAAAATAAAGCTAATTTTTCTATACCTGAAAATTTTGGTGATTTGCACGGAAAACTTTATAAGTGTTTTGTCAATTCAGCTACTTACAAAGAGCACTTTAAGATGTCACCGATCATTTGTCTAAGCGTATCGAGCAACAAAACTTATACTCGCACGGAGTATCAGCATCCGGTTCTGGGTTTTGAGTATCTGCAGGATCAATATTCTATCACTGATGACTATTTCTCTAAAATGGGCTTAAAAGTTCGTTTTTTTATGCCTCCGAATAGTGTGGCACCGATGTCTTTTTATCATTCTGGAGATCTACTTGCTGATTATACTGATCTTGGATTAATCAGCTCAATCAGCACAATGGAGACTTTCCAGAAGATTTATCGCCCTGAAATTTACAATGCAAATTCAGTGGCTGGAAAAATCTATCAGCCTAGTCTTAAACACGAAGATTATTCACTGACTCGCGTGGATTATGATCGCGAAGAACGCAGTCGATTGGCTGTTGAACAGGGAAAATATGCAGAAGAGCATTTCATTAAGCCCTACAAAAGTCTCCTGGAAGAATGGTCTTCTAATTTTGCCCTTTAA
- a CDS encoding AraC family transcriptional regulator gives MKDLNCNAIIKESPDVLSWNEHIHLFHYKQKEEIKRANMCVHMNLISVVLEGTKEILDHGSKIIVPAGSGYFMKKGSYLVTDKVDNPEKGYESIIIFFSDEWLRSQVDNVLGNINESLSGKFSPCRSDMALLPADELMCALITQLKTCLTLNTDPKRLESILPLKIRELFQILISAPEGHYFEAQLRSLDTHLNPDLVQLMQSHYKENISLEQYAFLANCSLSTFKRKFSQTFKMNPGKWIMERRLEEAYSLLRSEMNITEIAYEVGFETPAHFVASFKQKYRNTPKQLQQKL, from the coding sequence ATGAAAGATCTTAACTGCAATGCTATTATAAAAGAAAGCCCAGATGTTTTATCTTGGAATGAACATATTCATCTTTTTCATTACAAACAGAAAGAAGAAATAAAAAGAGCCAACATGTGCGTGCATATGAATCTCATTAGTGTTGTATTGGAAGGAACAAAAGAAATTCTGGATCATGGCAGTAAAATTATTGTTCCTGCGGGTTCTGGTTATTTTATGAAAAAAGGTTCTTATTTGGTTACAGATAAAGTTGATAATCCTGAAAAAGGTTATGAATCGATTATCATTTTTTTCTCAGATGAATGGCTTCGTTCTCAAGTTGATAATGTATTAGGAAATATTAATGAATCTCTTTCTGGGAAATTTTCTCCATGCAGAAGCGATATGGCACTTCTTCCGGCAGATGAATTGATGTGTGCTTTAATAACACAACTTAAAACTTGTCTTACATTAAATACAGATCCTAAACGTTTAGAATCTATTTTACCTCTAAAAATTCGTGAGTTGTTTCAGATTTTAATTTCGGCACCCGAAGGACATTATTTTGAGGCACAACTGAGAAGTCTCGATACGCATTTAAATCCAGATTTAGTGCAGTTAATGCAAAGTCATTATAAAGAAAATATTTCTTTAGAACAATATGCATTTCTCGCCAATTGCAGTCTTTCAACCTTTAAGCGCAAGTTTAGCCAAACCTTTAAAATGAATCCCGGAAAATGGATTATGGAAAGAAGACTGGAAGAAGCTTATAGTTTACTGCGATCAGAAATGAACATTACAGAAATCGCGTATGAAGTTGGTTTTGAAACTCCGGCACATTTTGTAGCTTCTTTTAAACAAAAATATAGAAATACGCCAAAACAGCTTCAGCAGAAGCTTTAA
- a CDS encoding DUF1214 domain-containing protein, with amino-acid sequence MSQFLGTASPKKASEINWIAFNPKDIEDANFIKYMNVYLDLVKPFNKEDVEDLAKFEKIGIKAGADFDSSQLNEETLKAINDGVQEGITAIKEKAAHISEQKNGWNMMDPFGNREFYKKDHLLRAAAVMVGIYGNDKIEAFYPVVYNDKEGQTLNGKTNKYKIHFSKDEIPPAKYFWSITMYDKSADGTGGYLIKNPINRFLINSTTEGLVYDKDGGLTIYIQNQKPDKSLESNWLPAPAEEFYLMARIYGPKESALNGTWSPPAIEKVN; translated from the coding sequence TTGAGCCAATTTTTAGGCACTGCATCTCCGAAAAAAGCATCTGAAATTAATTGGATTGCCTTCAATCCAAAAGACATAGAAGATGCAAATTTCATTAAATATATGAATGTCTATCTGGACTTGGTTAAACCTTTCAATAAAGAAGATGTCGAGGATCTTGCAAAATTTGAAAAAATTGGAATAAAAGCGGGAGCCGATTTTGATTCTTCACAGCTAAACGAAGAAACCCTCAAAGCCATTAATGATGGTGTTCAGGAAGGAATAACGGCAATTAAGGAAAAAGCCGCTCATATCAGCGAGCAGAAAAATGGATGGAATATGATGGATCCTTTCGGAAATAGAGAATTCTACAAAAAAGACCATCTTTTGCGCGCTGCCGCTGTTATGGTTGGAATCTATGGAAATGATAAAATTGAAGCTTTTTATCCTGTTGTTTACAATGATAAAGAAGGGCAGACTTTAAACGGAAAAACAAACAAGTATAAAATTCATTTTTCTAAAGATGAAATTCCGCCTGCAAAATATTTTTGGTCCATAACTATGTATGATAAAAGTGCAGATGGCACAGGAGGATATCTAATTAAAAATCCAATCAATAGATTCCTGATTAATTCAACTACTGAAGGATTGGTTTATGATAAAGACGGAGGCTTGACAATTTATATCCAAAACCAAAAACCGGATAAATCTCTAGAGTCAAATTGGCTTCCAGCGCCTGCAGAAGAATTTTATCTAATGGCCCGAATTTATGGGCCAAAAGAATCTGCCCTGAACGGTACATGGTCGCCTCCAGCAATTGAAAAAGTAAATTAA
- a CDS encoding methionine synthase, which translates to MKKLLLPTSIVGSLPKPAWLAPPEKLWSPWKLEGDQLLEGKQDALRISLQEQQLADLDIICDGEQTRQHFVTTFIEHLSGVDFENRKTVKIRNRYDASVPVVVGEVARQKAVFVEDAKFLRKQTNKPIKWALPGPLTMVDTLHDDHYKSREKLAWEFAKALNEEARELQDAGVDIIQFDEPAFNVFFDEVNDWGMAALERAIEGLHCQTAVHICYGYGIQANTDWKKTLGSEWRQYEEIFPKIQKSKIDVVSLECHNSNVPLNLMELVRGKKVMVGAIDVATNTIETPEEVATTLRKALEFVNAENLYPSTNCGMAPLSRNIARGKLSALSAGAEIIRKELGI; encoded by the coding sequence ATGAAGAAATTATTATTACCTACCTCTATTGTTGGAAGTTTACCAAAACCTGCTTGGCTTGCACCACCTGAAAAACTTTGGTCACCATGGAAATTAGAAGGCGATCAGCTACTTGAAGGAAAACAAGATGCGTTGCGCATTTCTCTGCAGGAACAACAATTGGCAGATTTAGATATCATTTGTGACGGCGAGCAGACACGCCAGCATTTTGTAACAACTTTTATCGAGCATTTAAGCGGTGTAGATTTTGAAAATCGTAAAACAGTAAAAATCCGTAATCGTTATGACGCGAGTGTTCCAGTGGTTGTAGGTGAGGTTGCACGTCAAAAAGCAGTTTTTGTTGAAGATGCTAAATTTTTGCGTAAACAGACTAATAAGCCTATAAAATGGGCATTGCCAGGCCCGCTGACAATGGTGGATACTTTACACGATGACCATTACAAAAGCCGTGAAAAATTGGCGTGGGAATTTGCGAAAGCACTCAATGAAGAAGCAAGAGAACTTCAGGATGCAGGGGTAGATATTATCCAGTTTGATGAACCTGCATTTAATGTGTTCTTTGATGAGGTAAACGATTGGGGAATGGCAGCCTTAGAAAGAGCCATTGAAGGTTTACATTGTCAAACTGCGGTTCATATTTGTTATGGTTATGGAATACAGGCCAATACGGATTGGAAAAAGACATTAGGTTCAGAGTGGCGACAATACGAAGAAATTTTCCCGAAAATTCAAAAATCTAAAATTGATGTGGTGTCTTTAGAATGTCACAACTCTAATGTGCCTTTAAATTTAATGGAACTTGTTCGTGGTAAAAAAGTGATGGTAGGTGCCATTGATGTGGCAACCAACACTATCGAAACACCAGAAGAAGTAGCTACTACCCTGCGTAAAGCTCTTGAGTTTGTAAATGCCGAAAATCTTTATCCTTCTACAAACTGCGGTATGGCTCCGCTATCCCGAAACATAGCTAGAGGCAAGTTAAGTGCTTTAAGCGCAGGAGCAGAAATTATACGCAAAGAACTTGGGATTTAG
- a CDS encoding DUF1254 domain-containing protein, whose amino-acid sequence MKNKILIFVLAAATMVFVCCKKEGKEGQTSIAAADASNIDLKEIREITKEAYIYGFPIVDNSRIQYAYFVDKQNPEYKAPWNKIRNVPRVFTSEDKAVQTPNSDTPYSWIGLDLRSEPIVFVIPPIEKNRYWSLQLIDLYTFNFAYLGSRTTGNNGGVYMLSGPNWKGEKPKGIDKVIPCETEIALGIIRTQLFNPGDLKNVEAIQKKYDVKTLSAFLGKAAPVQAKPIDFIKPLSPEEQKKSLEFFNNLNFALQFCPVNASEKDLRARFAKIGVQEGKAFNPDSLSADVKNAMNEGIKDAWLEIAELKKRIVTGELSSGDAFGTREFLKNNYLFRMSGAFLGIYGNSIEEAVYPSYYVDSNGEKLNGKNKYTFKLPPGQLPPVNSFWSLTMYDQPASLLVANRLNRYLLNSTMLGQFKKDADGGFTFYIQADSPGKDKESNWLPAPKGDFALIMRLYWPKEEALNGSWKHPKLIKN is encoded by the coding sequence ATGAAAAATAAAATATTAATTTTTGTTTTAGCAGCTGCTACAATGGTTTTTGTATGCTGTAAAAAAGAAGGTAAAGAAGGTCAGACTAGTATAGCAGCTGCCGATGCAAGTAATATTGATCTAAAAGAGATTAGGGAAATTACCAAGGAGGCTTATATTTACGGATTTCCTATTGTAGATAACAGCAGGATTCAATATGCATATTTTGTAGATAAACAAAATCCAGAATACAAAGCTCCGTGGAATAAGATTCGTAATGTTCCCAGAGTTTTTACCTCAGAAGATAAAGCGGTTCAAACTCCCAACTCAGATACGCCTTATTCTTGGATTGGATTAGATTTAAGAAGCGAACCTATTGTTTTTGTGATACCTCCAATTGAAAAAAACAGGTACTGGAGCCTGCAGCTAATTGATTTGTATACTTTTAATTTTGCCTATTTGGGAAGCCGCACAACGGGAAATAATGGAGGCGTTTATATGCTTTCCGGCCCTAATTGGAAGGGAGAAAAACCCAAAGGGATTGATAAAGTTATTCCGTGCGAAACAGAAATTGCTTTAGGAATAATCCGAACACAGCTTTTTAATCCAGGTGATTTAAAAAATGTTGAAGCAATACAGAAAAAGTATGATGTTAAAACGCTTTCAGCGTTTTTAGGCAAAGCAGCTCCAGTGCAGGCAAAACCAATTGATTTTATAAAACCGCTTTCTCCGGAAGAACAAAAAAAATCATTGGAGTTTTTTAATAATCTAAATTTTGCTTTACAATTTTGCCCCGTAAATGCTTCCGAAAAGGACTTAAGAGCTCGATTTGCAAAAATTGGAGTTCAAGAAGGTAAAGCTTTCAATCCTGACAGTTTAAGCGCTGATGTTAAAAATGCCATGAACGAGGGAATAAAAGACGCATGGCTTGAAATAGCTGAGTTAAAGAAAAGGATCGTAACGGGTGAGCTTTCGTCAGGAGACGCTTTTGGAACGAGAGAATTTCTTAAAAATAATTATCTTTTTAGGATGAGCGGAGCGTTTTTAGGTATTTATGGAAATTCAATAGAAGAGGCAGTGTATCCATCTTATTATGTTGATTCGAATGGCGAAAAATTAAATGGTAAAAATAAGTACACTTTCAAATTGCCTCCAGGACAGCTTCCTCCAGTCAATTCATTCTGGTCCCTTACAATGTACGACCAGCCGGCAAGTCTTCTTGTTGCAAATCGGCTTAATCGCTATCTGTTAAATTCAACAATGCTTGGGCAGTTTAAAAAAGATGCTGACGGAGGATTTACGTTTTATATTCAAGCAGATTCTCCAGGAAAAGATAAGGAATCTAATTGGCTTCCAGCTCCAAAAGGTGATTTTGCTCTGATAATGCGATTGTATTGGCCAAAAGAAGAAGCTTTGAACGGCTCATGGAAGCATCCTAAACTGATTAAAAATTGA
- a CDS encoding Lrp/AsnC family transcriptional regulator → MEQIDDIDLQLLNILHDNSKYTVKELAKMVNLSASPVFERIKRLENNGYIKKYIALLDAEKLNRGFIVFCNIKLKQHDRNIGNQFVNDIMKIEEVVECYNISGDYDFLMKVSAKDMKHYQDFVFNKLGSVESIGSTQSTFVMSEIKNMYG, encoded by the coding sequence ATGGAACAAATAGACGATATTGATCTTCAGTTATTAAATATACTTCACGATAATTCTAAATACACTGTAAAAGAGCTTGCTAAAATGGTAAATCTTTCGGCATCGCCTGTTTTTGAGCGGATCAAAAGATTGGAAAACAATGGCTATATTAAAAAATATATAGCCTTGTTAGATGCAGAAAAACTAAACAGAGGTTTTATCGTTTTCTGTAATATCAAACTTAAACAGCACGATCGCAATATTGGCAATCAGTTTGTTAATGATATTATGAAAATAGAAGAAGTCGTGGAATGTTACAATATTTCTGGTGATTACGATTTTTTAATGAAAGTTTCTGCCAAAGACATGAAGCATTATCAGGATTTTGTATTTAATAAATTAGGATCAGTTGAAAGTATAGGGAGCACCCAAAGTACCTTTGTTATGTCGGAGATAAAAAATATGTATGGATAG